The following proteins come from a genomic window of Gadus morhua chromosome 11, gadMor3.0, whole genome shotgun sequence:
- the LOC115553518 gene encoding apolipoprotein M isoform X3, producing MPTELASLLLYVYSLWVAVSQSCPNYTALSADSLNPKEYLGRWYFLAAVSGGEDELQMFRMMDSSVFTMQTTAVPQTILLNGDMRIGQNCKRASWTYNILSGRDDLQLQGRPQRQTFLRAGEQHNCSDCIVLQEVEPAPAALNRYMLYGREKVVPEDVIKDFQEIFACQGMTAFFRLPQTQELCS from the exons ATGCCGACAGAACTGGCCTCCCTCCTGCTCTACGTCTACAGTTTGTGGGTCGCGGTCTCCCAGTCCTGCCCAAACTACACCGCCTTGTCCGCAGACAGCCTCAACCCAAAGGAG taCCTTGGGAGGTGGTATTTCTTAGCAGCtgtgagtgggggggaggatgagCTCCAGATGTTCAGGATGATGGACAGCAGCGTGTTCACCATGCAGACAACCGCTGTCCCCCAAACCATACTGCTGAATGGGGACATGCGCat AGGACAGAACTGTAAGAGAGCTTCGTGGACCTACAACATCCTCTCAGGCCGAGATGACCTGCAGCTACAAG gaaggCCCCAGCGCCAGACGTTCCTCCGGGCCGGAGAGCAGCACAACTGCTCCGACTGCATTGTCCTGCAGGAAGTAGAGCCGGCTCCGGCCGCGCTCAACAGATACATGCTCTATG GTAGAGAGAAAGTTGTACCTGAGGACGTGATTAAAGATTTCCAGGAGATATTCGCATGTCAGGGAATGACGGCGTTCTTCAGACTTCCTCAGACCCAAG AGCTGTGCAGCTAA
- the tnfb gene encoding tumor necrosis factor b (TNF superfamily, member 2), with the protein MEIGMGASGMGEGMVLVVQKRSALSWMWRVCVATFILALCVSGALVLTHYLMGHPRVSVSPEEQVVMETERPQLSLKRLGSRSKPAVHLEGHYQAGAKGGQVEWLRDQGQAFLQGGFQVKENQILIPRSGLYFVYSQASFRIACEDGEQARVTPLSHRVWRYSDSVGGPSTLMSAVRSACQRPTIRGEGWYNTIYLGAAFQLHKGDRLWTETNQPEQLEYEGGKTFFGVFSL; encoded by the exons ATGGAGATCGGGATGGGGGCCtcggggatgggggaggggatggtgctggtggtgcagAAGAGGTCTGCTCTAAGCTGGATGTGGAGGGTGTGCGTGGCCACCTTCATCCTAGCGCTGTGTGTGTCCGGAGCTCTTGTCCTCACTCACTACCTGATGGGTCATCCCAGGGTCTCG gtctcccCTGAAGAGCAAGTCGTCATGGAGACAGAGCGTCCTCAGCTGTCTCTGAAGCGCCTTGGCAGCCGGTCCAAACCCGCCGTTCACCTGGAAG ggcaCTACCAGGCCGGGGCCAAGGGGGGGCAGGTGGAGTGGCTCCGGGACCAGGGTCAGGCCTTCCTCCAGGGGGGCTTCCAGGTGAAGGAGAACCAGATCCTGATCCCCCGGAGCGGCCTCTACTTCGTCTACAGCCAGGCATCCTTCCGGATCGCCTGCGAGGACGGGGAGCAGGCGCGCGTCACCCCGCTCAGCCACCGCGTGTGGCGCTACTCGGACTCCGTGGGGGGCCCGTCCACGCTGATGAGCGCCGTGCGGTCGGCGTGCCAACGGCCCACGATCCGCGGCGAGGGGTGGTACAACACCATCTACCTGGGCGCCGCCTTCCAGCTGCACAAGGGGGACAGGCTGTGGACGGAGACCAACCAGCCGGAGCAACTGGAGTACGAGGGAGGGAAGACCTTCTTTGGAGTGTTTTCCCTGTGA
- the LOC115554475 gene encoding LOW QUALITY PROTEIN: gamma-aminobutyric acid type B receptor subunit 1 (The sequence of the model RefSeq protein was modified relative to this genomic sequence to represent the inferred CDS: inserted 2 bases in 1 codon; deleted 3 bases in 3 codons; substituted 2 bases at 2 genomic stop codons): MEGILFLIILQSLLLWLCPYTTFHREAVPSSGPPRDGGIRYRGLTQEQIRSVQILPVDYEIEYICRGNRMIVGPKVRKCLPNGTWTEISHHSRCLLLCPRVWTSLENGRVMSQPAGVPVEGAVLHYSCHAGFLLQGRNSSHCTKLGKWDSPKPTCIYDRNYTGKKKLYIGALFPMSGGWPGGQACLPSAQMALDLVNNRTDILPDYELELIHYDSMCDPGEATKLLYDLLYTEPIKIVLMPGCSGVSTLVAEAARMWNLIVLSYGSSSPALSNRLRFPTFFRTHPSATLHNPTRVQLFQKWKWTRIATIQQTTEVFTSTLDDLEERTKEAGIEISVRQSFLTDPAVAVKNLKRQDARIIVGLFYETEARKVFCEVFKEKLYGKKVVWFLIGWYADNWFKIKDPAINCTVENMTEAVEGHVTTEIVMLNPETIKGASNLTSQEFIAALMSRLGGMNPEDTGGFQEAPLAYDAVWAMALALNKTVAPXGERGRRLEDFNYNNHDITSEIYRALNSSSFEGVSGHVVFDAQGSRMAMTLIEQLQGGSYKAMVGYYDSSQRNLSWFGNDVWIGAGPPADRTWXSRSXRFLSQKLFSVVAVFAGLGILLGFLCLSFNIYNGAVRYIQNSQPYLNNMTAVGCMMALAAVFPLGIDGHHIHRSQFPVVCQFRLWLLGLGFSLAYGSMFTKIWWVHTLFTKKEEKKEKKKLLEPWKLYATVGVLLAVDFISLLVWQIVDPLHITVEKFTREAPKGDLDVLIQPLLEHCSSEKMNTWLGVVYGYKGLLLLLGIFLAYETKSVSTEKINDHRAVGMAIYNVAVLCMITAPITMILSSQQDASFAFASMATVFSSYITLVVLFVPKMRRLITRGEWQSEQQDTLKTGSSTNNNDEEKSRQLERENRELQKIIQEKEERVTALRNQLAERQALRRRPSAGQNQNQNHSAPPPSSNAEPKSMLPPPGYPASPTPPTSLYPTADGKMSRNHCHSSQIPLLYK; encoded by the exons ATGGAAGGAATACTATTCCTGATCATACTCCAGTCTCTTCTGCTCTGGTTGTGCCCATACACAACATTTCAtcgggagg CTGTGCCATCATCCGGCCCCCCCAGGGATGGAGGAATCCGCTACCGAGGCCTGACTCAGGAACAG ATCCGGAGTGTGCAGATCCTGCCGGTGGACTACGAGATCGAGTACATCTGTCGGGGGAACAGGATGATCGTGGGACCCAAGGTCCGCAAGTGTTTGCCCAATGGGACGTGGACAGAGATCTCACACCACAGCCGATGCT tgCTGCTGTGCCCGAGGGTGTGGACGTCTCTGGAGAACGGTCGTGTTATGTCGCAGCCTGCTGGGGTGCCAGTAGAGGGCGCTGTTCTACACTACAGCTGCCACGCAGGCTTCCTGCTGCAGGGGAGGAATTCGAGCCACTGCACCAAGCTGGGGAAGTGGGACTCTCCCAAACCCACCTGTATCT ATGACAGGAACTACACAG GTAAGAAGAAGCTGTACATTGGAGCTCTGTTCCCCATGAGCGGTGGTTGGCCGGGGGGTCAGGCCTGCCTCCCCTCGGCCCAGATGGCCCTGGACCTGGTCAACAACCGGACTGACATCCTGCCGGACTACGAGCTGGAGCTCATCCACTACGACAGCATG tgcgACCCTGGGGAGGCCACCAAGCTGCTGTACGACCTGCTCTACACGGAGCCCATCAAGATCGTGCTGATGCCGGGCTGCAGCGGCGTGTCCACCCTGGTGGCGGAGGCCGCGCGCATGTGGAACCTCATCGTG ctgtcgTACGGGTCTAGCTCGCCCGCTCTCTCCAACCGCCTGCGGTTCCCCACCTTCTTCCGGACCCACCCCTCCGCCACGCTGCACAACCCCACCCGCGTGCAGCTCTTCCAGAAGTGGAAGTGGACGCGCATCGCCACCATCCAGCAGACCACTGAAGTCTTCACCTCC acccTGGATGACCTGGAGGAGAGGACAAAGGAGGCTGGTATTGAGATTAGCGTCCGCCAGAGTTTCCTCACTGACCCTGCCGTCGCTGTGAAGAACCTCAAG AGACAGGACGCCAGAATCATTGTGGGTCTTTTCTATGAGACAGAAGCCAGGAAGGTGTTCTGTGAG GTGTTCAAGGAGAAGTTGTATGGGAAGAAGGTCGTctggtttctgattggctggtacgCTGATAACTGGTTCAAGATCAAAGACCCGGCCATCAACTGCACCGTGGAGAACATGACAGAGGCTGTGGAGGGTCACGTTACCACGGAGATAGTGATGCTCAACCCAGAGACCATTAAAGGAGCGTCTAATCTG ACCTCCCAGGAGTTCATCGCGGCTCTGATGTCCCGTCTCGGGGGGATGAACCCGGAGGACACGGGGGGCTTCCAGGAAGCCCCGCTGGCCTACGACGCGGTGTGGGCC ATGGCCCTGGCCCTCAACAAGACCGTGGCC CCCTGAGGCGAAAGGGGCCGGCGCCTGGAGGACTTCAACTACAACAACCACGACATCACCTCCGAGATCTACCGGGCCCTCAACAGCAGCTCCTTCGAAGGGGTGTCG ggtcaTGTGGTCTTTGACGCTCAGGGTTCAAGGATGGCCATGACGCTTATTGAACAGCTCCAAG GTGGCAGCTATAAAGCA ATGGTTGGTTACTATGACAGCTCACAGAGGAACCTTTCCTGGTTTGGGAACGACGTGTGGATTG gGGCGGGACCACCAGCCGACAGGACTTGGTGATCGAGGAG TCGCTTCCTGTCCCAGAAGCTGTTCTCGGTGGTTGCTGTGTTTGCTGGACTGGGCATCCTGCTGGGgttcctctgcctctccttcaacatctacaacGGAGCCGTGCG aTACATCCAGAACTCCCAGCCCTACCTCAACAACATGACGGCCGTGGGCTGCATGATGGCGCTGGCGGCCGTCTTCCCGCTGGGCATCGACGGACATCACATCCACCGCTCGCAGTTCCCCGTCGTATGCCAG ttCAGACTGTGGCTGCTGGGTCTAGGCTTCAGTCTGGCCTACGGCAGCATGTTCACCAAGATCTGGTGGGTCCACACACTCTTCaccaagaaggaggagaagaaggagaagaagaag CTCCTCGAGCCCTGGAAGCTGTATGCCACGGTGGGGGTTCTGCTGGCTGTGGACTTCATTTCTTTGCTGGTCTGGCAAATTGTAGACCCGCTGCACATCACTGTGGAG AAGTTCACCAGAGAAGCTCCTAAAGGCGATCTCGATGTTCTGATCCAACCGCTGCTTGAGCATTGCAGCTCTGAGAAGATGAACACCTGGCTCG gtgTAGTGTACGGCTATAAGGGACTGTTGCTGTTGCTCGGGATATTTTTGGCATATGAGACAAAATCGGTGTCGACAGAGAAGATCAACGACCACCGCGCCGTCGGCATGGCGATATACAACGTGGCG gtGTTGTGTATGATCACGGCCCCGATTACCATGATTCTGTCATCACAACAAGACGCTTCTTTTGCGTTTGCATCCATGGCGACGGTTTTCTCCTCTTACATCACCTTGGTGGTTCTCTTCGTTCCCAAG ATGCGTCGTCTGATCACGCGGGGCGAGTGGCAGTCCGAGCAGCAGGACACGCTGAAGACAGGCTCGtccaccaacaacaacgacgaGGAGAAGTCCCggcagctggagagagagaaccggGAGCTGCAGAAGATCATCCAGGAG aaggaggagagagtcaCGGCCCTGAGGAACCAGCTGGCCGAGCGCCAGGCCCTTCGCCGCCGGCCGTCCGCCggccagaaccagaaccagaaccacagcgcgcccccgccctcctccaatGCCGAGCCCAAGTCCATGCTCCCCCCGCCGGGGTaccccgcctcccccaccccccccacctccctgtaCCCCACCGCCGACGGCAAGATGAGCCGCAACCACTGCCACAGCAGCCAGATCCCCCTGCTGTACAAGTAG